tgcctgggaaggcagaggaagatggccaactaCCTGGGGCATTGCCAACcgaggggagacctggatggagtttgggtgcctgccttcagactggcctagtcTAAGCcctggtagccatttggggaggtgggCAGGTGAACCGGTGAATgaaacttctctctctccacctcttctctctctctctccctctctctgtctggctctctctcgctctgtgttTTGTCTccctgtatctgtaactctgcccttcaaataaatcaagttttaaaaataaaaacagtctaATAAGATATTTTCATAGGAGTTTCCTTTGGGATTTACACTGAATTGAATTCTTGGGGCAGTGCCCCCGGAGATCCGTCCCCTCGTTTTAATCCCGTGTACACAAGATAGGACTTCAGCAGCGTGTTCAGGCTActgctgagcagggctggggacacaGCGTCCTTGTGACCATTGCATCCCTCGGGGGAGATGGATTTTCTAGAACCAGGTGGGTATCACGCCATGCAGTGTCCCTGGGCGTCCCGGAGGAGGGGTCATCTTCCCAGGGAGGGTTTCTCTCCCAAGAGGGCTGGGGCAGTCGGTGCAGAGGGACCACCACGTGTTCCTGGGCCCACGGctgtgctgggccctggaggCTCCTCAAGAACTGCAGGAGACACTGATCCACTTGCTGTGTGGGGGCGGGGCTTACCGGGCTCCTTTCCTACCTGAGATGAGGTTGTGGCTTCCTCGGGAGAAACACTGGTCCTGAGGGCTCAGCACCAGGCTGTCCCAAGGAGACAGATCTGAGGCTGTGATGCCCCCATCGTGTCATCATAGCTCTGGGCTGTACAGGTCCCGAGGCGTTGAAGCCAgtagtctttcttctttttctaagttGTATTCTATTTGTGTGAGAgtgaagaggggaaagagagagtgctagtgaggggtgggggagctcCTCCATCCTCTGATACAGCCCATAAATGACCtccaggccttggccaggctgaagcggagagccaggagtttcagctGTTGTTGTTACAGGAGCCCAGAAACCCCAAGTGCTGGGAGCGCCTCATTTCTTCCcgaccaggcagaggccaggcttgGAGGATGCAGCTTTCTCAGCCGCCACTGATTGGGCCTTCCATGTTTGGGCTGCATGGACCCCACTGCCTTCTGGGCTTCCAGGGTTTCTGCCGAGAAATCTGACGACGACTTAGGGGGAAAGGGCGACAAAGCCACCTTCCTCTCGGCTCTGGAGATGTGAACTGTGTGCCTGGCGGTGTCTTGGGCAACAGAACACGTGTTGGGTTCACTGAGGCCAGAGAGATTGTTCCATCATTCTGAGACCCATCACTCAGAGGGTAAAGGCAAAGGAGGGGATATACTAAGTGGAGACACTAGGAGGTCTTGAAAAGACACCACTTATCATCATATTTAAACCAGAAATGAGAAGGCCAGCGAAGCAATCCACAGGTTGGATTTTCTCACAAATAAAGTATCCATCCCGATCACCAACCTAGGCCAAAACTCTCCAggtatcatttctttttaattggaaGATTCTCGAGAAAACCACTGTGGATGAACGACAGCTCCCATTGGTCAATGTCTTGCTCTGACTTCATAAGGCACCACTGTTAGGAAAGTCGTATTATGACACAGTCCCTGGCTGGGCCGGGATTGGTCCGTTTCTCGCTGTTTCTTCATAAGGCGCCACTATGAGAGGTGAGCCCCCAAAAAGTATATATAGGCGCTGTGGGGGCCTGGAGTTTCGTCCGCCTTACCCAGAGAGCACTCTTTTGTGATCTGTGTAACTAGGACCCATCTAACTAGCGTTTGCGCTCGTTggtgttgcttgtgctttttcttggttgtttgtttctgggtctgtttggtttttgctttttcccattttgtttagtttgttgttttcctCCTCGTTGTTGTTTTGCCCATTTGGCCTTTTgttgcagttttctttctttgtgcttCCCCCACTCTAGTCAGCTAGCCCGCTCCGAAGTATCAGCAGTAGAGTATTTAGTGGCTTTTcctgtttgttgttttctgttttcttgagatAGTCTTGGGGCTTGGCCTCTAGAGTAGTGAGAGTAGCTGGTGCTGTGTCTTAGTCAGCCGGGTAGTCAGTCCCACGTGGTCCCTTTGTGTTTTAGGTAGTGCAGTGAGGTGGTTAGCTAGCGTGTGTCGAGCTTGTTAGGGAGTCGAGAGAGCGTAGTTAGGTGCCCGCCACATGGAAGGCCCCTTGGACTTCCATCCTCCTCTGGACGGGTTCCGCTTCGTGGAGGTGATCGGCCGGGGCGGCTATGGCCTGGTGAAGCTGGCCCAGCACCTGGCGTCTGGCAAGTACGTGGCCGTGAAGATCCTCCTGCGAGACGGCTCTCCCAGCAGCCCGCTGTCCGCGCAGGGGGAAGCGGCCATCCTGAGGAGCCTGCGGCACGACAACATCGTGCGGCTGCTGGAGGAGCGGCACGCCGGGAAGCACCTGTTCCTGGTCATGGAGCTGGCGACCAGGGGCTCGCTCCAGAGCTACGTCTTTGAGCAGGGCGGCCTGGCCGAGGACGAGGCCAGGGCCCTGTTCGGCCAGGCGCTGGCCGCCGTGAGctactgccatggccagcgcgtgGCGCACCGGGACCTCAAGCTGGGCAACCTGCTGCTGGACGCGCACCTCCACATCAAGCTGGCGGACTTCGGGCTGAGCCTGCGGCTGGAGCAGGGCACGCTGGTAAGGGGCTTCTGGGGGACCCCCGAGTACTGCGCCCCCGAGGTGTTCCTCGGGGAGGCCTACGACCCATTTCAGGCTGACGTGtggagcctgggggtggtgctgtttGCCATGCTGGATGCCACGCTGCCCTTCCACGGCAAGGACACGGACAAGCTGCAGGACAGGGTGCTGTGCGGCTGCTACGTGTTGCCGCGTGCTGTCAGCTcggccctgcaggagctgctggcgtGGCTGCTCACCGTCGACGCCTTGGGGAGGCCCAGTGCGGAGGACGCCAGGACCCACTGGTGGTTCAGCCCCGACCAAGAAGCCACCCAGGAGGACAAGGAGGACGCGGtcaccctgctgcagcccctgggcgtTCCCCGGGACCCAGAGGCCAGGGACTACCTGGAGGGCCTCGGCCTGCTTCCAGGCACGGGGACCGAGGGGCCACCAGGCCCTCAGCCCCACGGCCCCGCGTCCCAGCCCAAGTCCTCGCAGAGCGACGAGCGCCACCCCAGAGAGGACGACGGCTTGTCTCTGATGTCAGTGTCCTGTGACAGCATGGCCATCGACGTTTCCTCCGCACAAAGCGACTCCTCCAAGGCCTCCAGTGAGTATtaccctctccctcccagcccctgctgcctcgGGGCTCCAGGAGCTTAGGCCAAGGCCCCCGAGGTGACCCCTACTTGActctcctaccaggccagccccagcaggAGTGGAGCCCAGCAGCCAGCGCAGCCCCTGACTCTTCCAAGGCCTCCAGTGAGTCTTGTCTTCTCCCTCCCACACCTGCTACCTCGGGGCCTCCAGCAGCTGAGCCCAAGGCCTCCCGAAGTGACCCCATTCTTGactctctcctaccaggccagccacagcaggactggagccctgctcccagcgcCGCCCCTGAGTCAGCCTCCATGGCGTCGTCGTCCAGCCCCAGTGCCGAGAGCCCTGCTCCCAGCGCAGCCCCCGACTCCTCCGAGGCCCCCAGTGAGTCCTGCCCTCCCCCTGCATTtgggcctccaggagctgagcccaaacCACCATGGTAAGCCCACTCTTGACTCTGTGctaccaggccagccacagcaggagtGGAGCCCAGCTCCCAGTGCAGCCCCTGAGCCAGCCTCCAAGGCGTCGTCCTCCAGCCCCAGTGCCGGGAACCGTGGGAACCTTGCAGAGCCTGAAGCCGCCTCAGCAGCCCGTGAGCCCGATGGGACTAGGACCACAGCCACCGCTGACACCACAGCCAGCGCCCAGGACAAGAGGCAGGGCCGGCGCGGGGTTGGCAGGAGGATCCTCCGCTTCCTGCTGAGGGCGTGCTGCATCCTGCCGTCCCGAGGGAGCGGCCCTGGCCTCCGTGGCGGCAGAGTGGTCCCCAAGTAGCCTCGCTCGGCCCCAGTCACCAGGAGCAATGCGCAGGCCGAGCTGACTGAacgtttttcttttcttgagcATTTGCAAATGCTGCTCATGAATAAAATTCACCTTTGAGTGTGGCTTTGGTCCCGTGTGATGTGTGGGTCCCTGTGTGCACTTTAGGGAGCTGATGGAGGTGACAGGTGTGTGGCTTTCACGGAAAGACAAACGCTGGGTGATCTCACCTGTGTAGGGATTTCAGAAGGGGTGACCTCATAGAAGTAGAGCATAGAGTGACACATCCCAGAGgctgggccgggggagggggagagagagggagggagagtctcAGCATCTACATGGCACAGGCACACGAGGGTCAGGGCCTGAGGTCTCTGGCACAGCAGGGAGGTCCCAGTCCATAAGCTGTGCATTGCAACAGAGCTGTCAGTGTCCGTATCCAACATCTCCTGCATCCTCAAGAGAGAGCACAACCCCATTCCCCTGAGGGCCATGCACTTGGCCCCATGGGGTACAAGATCCACTGACTCTGCAGTCCCACAGCTCTAGGTGGAGCCGGGCAGGACGTCCACGCTGCTGTGTGCCCGGCCTGCCCAAGGGGAGGCCCAAGCTCAACAGAGGTCGCGCGATGGGACCTGGTTGTTAGTTCAGGAGGCTAAGTGCTCTTTCCTCCAAGGGCTGCCCACAGGCCAGTTTCAACAAGGTAGTATTCacgagctccatccgggtctcacagGTGGGTGTCAGGACCTATCCGTggaccctcccctgctgcctcccagagcacacacCTGCAGGGAGCTCGAGTGGAACgcgctgccgggactcaaacgcaGACACTGGCGCATGCGTGCTGCTTCCCGAGAGgggtccccacacctgccccaagcCCCGCACCTCCGTGCATTGTGGAAACCGTCATGAGCTCTATTTGAAGGAAGCACTCCTCTGCCCTTGAATCTTGGAACAGTCAGGCCAGGCAAAGACGAGGACATCCATCACAACGCCAGTGATCCCACGTGGGCGTCTCACACGGCGGGATTTCTTAGTCTCTGGAGGGCAGCGTTGTGACACAGCTGTCAGAGCCGCCGCCTGGGACACCgcatcccgcatgggtgcagcTTTGGGCCCGGCTGCTGCACGtctgaccctgctccctgctcatgtgctgggaacgcagcagcagatggcccgagtgtcaGTGCCGCTGAGGAGTCCTCGGCCACGCTCGCAGCCCTGGGACACAGGGCTGcagggcagagggacagggatACAGGTAGCACAGCCAGACCTGCTGTCCTCCTGGATCCTTACCACAGCCCGGGGGCCAGGCACCGTGATcagggcacatgtgtgtgtgagtgtgcatgtgtgtgtgtgtaccgcgcatcatgtctgtgcctgtgtgcgtgcgtgtgtgtctgtgtataccgcgcatcatgtctgtgcctgtgtgtgtgcgtgtgtgtctatgtataccgcgcatcatgtctgtgcctgtgtgtgtgcgtgtgtgtctgtgtataccgCACATCAtgtttgtgcgtgtgtgtctgtgcataccgcgcatcatgtctgtgcctgtgtgtgtgcgtgtgtgtgtataccgtgcatcatgtctgtgcctgtgtgtgtgcgtgtgtgtgtctgtgtataccgcgcatcatgtctgtgcctgtgtgtgtgcgtgtgtgtgtgtataccgcgcatcatgtctgtgcctgtgtgtgtgcgtgtgtgtgtgtctgtgtataccgCGCATCATGtctgtgcatgtgcgtgtgcgtgtgtgtgtctgtgtatactgTGCATCaggtctgtgcctgtgtgtgtgcgtgtgtgtgtgtctgtgtatactgtgcatcatgtctgtgcctgtgtgtgtgcgtgtgtgtctgtgtataccgcacatcatgtctgtgcctgtgtgtgtgtgtataccgcgcatcatgtctgtgcctgcgtgtgtgtgcgtgtgtgtgtgtctgtgtatactgtgcatcatgtctgtgcctgtgtttgtgcgtgtgtgtgtgtctgtgtatactgtgcatcatgtctgtgcctgtgtttgtgcatgtgtgtgtgtatactgtgcatcatgtctgtgcctgtgtgtgtgtgcatgtgtgtgtctgtgtacaccgcgcatcatgtctgtgcctgtgtgtgtgcgtgtgtgtctgtgtatactgtgcatcatgtctgtgcctgtgtgtgtgcgtgtgtgtgtgtctgtgtataccatgcatcatgtctgtgcctgtgtgtgcgtgtgtgtctatgtataccgcgcatcatgtctgtgcctgtgtgtgtgcgtgtgtgtataccgcgcatcatgtctgtgcctgtgtgtgtgcgtgtgtgtctgtgtgtaccgcgcatcatgtctgtgcctgtgtgtgtgcgtgtgtgtctgtgtataccgCGCAtcatgtttgtgcatgtgtgtgtgcgtgtgtgtataccgcgcatcatgtctgtgcctgtgtgtgtgcgtgtgtgtgtctgtgtataccgtgcatcatgtctgtgcctgtgtgtgtgtgtgtctgtgtataccacgcatcatgtctgtgcctgtgtgtgcatgtgtgtgtctgtgtatactgtgcatcatgtctgtgcctgtgtgtgtgcgtgtgcatgcgtttgtgtgtgcgtgtgtatctgtgtgtgtgtctgtgtattctgCGCAtcatgtttgtgcatgtgtgtgtgcgtgcatcatgtgtgtgtgcatgtgtatctgtgcatgtgtgtgtgtgtgtgtagcgcTCATCCTGTTCGTGACTGTGCATGCATGCAtcgtgtgtgtgtccatgtgtgcgaATGTGTATCAGTCATTATgtctgtgtatgggtgtgtgctGAAACGGGGATGAACCTGCTAGCTAAGGACTGGATTCGAGGATCAGGACCAAGCCCAAAGCCCGGTGCCCTGGTCGGGGCTGAGGTGGCCGCGTTGAGCTCCCAGGCTTctggagctggggccgggccagggcctGCAGAGCTGCTCCCTGCCTCACAGAGGCCGCCTGCCCCTGGCCTTCTCCCCTGTCACCAGGCAGGGCGGCCCCGGGCTTCTGTGCTGGGAGGGCCCTTTGCCCCCTGGCAGTCTCCACCAAGCCCGCCTCCCCATGACCCTGCACACACTGTCACTCTGGGCGTGGGGCAGGACGTGGCTGCGAGGCCTGGAGGAGCCCAGCTGGGAGCTGACACTGGCTGTGGCTCCAGAAATACGGAGGATTCTCCTCACATTGTTGTCACAGTGAACGCGCACGACAGCCAGCGGCGTCCAGGCTGCCTCTGAGAGCCTTCCCCTGCTCCTGAATAGAAATCCTAAACGCACGAGACCCAGTGCATGCCGACCACTGTGCCTGGCCAGTTTGGTCTTTCTGTGAGAGCCAGCCGCCCGTCACCTCCATCACCTCCCCAAGGTGCACACAGGGACCCACACATCACACGGGACCAAAGCCACACTCAAAGGTGAATTTTATTCATGAGCAGCATTTGCAAATgctcaagaaaagaaaaacgtTCAGTCAGCTCGGCCTGCGCATTGCTCCTGGTGACTGGGGCCGAGCGAGGCTACTTGGGGACCACTCTGCCGCCGCGGAGGCCAGGGCCGCTCCCTAGGGACACAGGATGCAGCACGCCCTCAGCAGGAAGCGGAGGATCCTCCTGCCAACCCCGCGCCGGCCCTGCCTCTTGTCCTGGGCACTGGCTGTGGTGTCAGCGGTGGCTGTGGTCCTAGTCCCATCGGGCTCATGGCTGCTGTGGTGGCTTCTGGCTCTGCGAGGTTCCCACGGTTCCTGGCACTGGGGCTGGAGGACGACGCCTTGTTGGCTGGCTCGGGGGCTGCGCTGGGAGCTGGGCTCCACTcctgctggggctggcctggtaggagagagtCAAGAGTGGGGTCCCCACATTCACATTGCCCCATGGCCGTAGCTAGTGACTGCTATTAgggtttgtgtgtggctgctgAGACAAAGATATGCAAACCATAGTGActtaaacaaaagcaaagctattCTTGTCTCCTGAGTGTAAGCCTTGGGCTAGTGGATGACCCAGGATTCTCACATTCTACTTGCTGCTCGGCCACTCCCTAggatgtgatttcttttttaagagagggagagatctctcttttttttaagagagctagaggtaggccaggccaaagccaacagccagaatcttcttccaggtctcccatgtgggtggcaggagcccagacactgggctgtctcctgctgctttgtcaggccattcgcagggagctggatcggaagtggagcagccaggacaccaaccggtgcccatatgggatggcggcatagcaggtggtggctttacccactgtgccacgccTTTG
The DNA window shown above is from Lepus europaeus isolate LE1 chromosome 22, mLepTim1.pri, whole genome shotgun sequence and carries:
- the LOC133751428 gene encoding MAP/microtubule affinity-regulating kinase 3-like — protein: MEGPLDFHPPLDGFRFVEVIGRGGYGLVKLAQHLASGKYVAVKILLRDGSPSSPLSAQGEAAILRSLRHDNIVRLLEERHAGKHLFLVMELATRGSLQSYVFEQGGLAEDEARALFGQALAAVSYCHGQRVAHRDLKLGNLLLDAHLHIKLADFGLSLRLEQGTLVRGFWGTPEYCAPEVFLGEAYDPFQADVWSLGVVLFAMLDATLPFHGKDTDKLQDRVLCGCYVLPRAVSSALQELLAWLLTVDALGRPSAEDARTHWWFSPDQEATQEDKEDAVTLLQPLGVPRDPEARDYLEGLGLLPGTGTEGPPGPQPHGPASQPKSSQSDERHPREDDGLSLMSVSCDSMAIDVSSAQSDSSKASSQPQQEWSPAASAAPDSSKASTSMASSSSPSAESPAPSAAPDSSEAPSQPQQEWSPAPSAAPEPASKASSSSPSAGNRGNLAEPEAASAAREPDGTRTTATADTTASAQDKRQGRRGVGRRILRFLLRACCILPSRGSGPGLRGGRVVPK